Proteins found in one Homalodisca vitripennis isolate AUS2020 chromosome 4, UT_GWSS_2.1, whole genome shotgun sequence genomic segment:
- the LOC124361346 gene encoding uncharacterized protein LOC124361346, with amino-acid sequence MALLAIESAAEYDEVVTGWEFHSHKPYASSTLKNNDEIRIPISQQDIITAPFESSIHITGKVSAKKADGSEASISLINNAIAFLFDDVRYEIGGIEVDRTKNVGITSTIKGLLSIRDEEQKCLVNACWLGPNTTSEAGEFTYSVPLKLLMGFAEDYKRIVANVKQELVLLRSATDVNAVISPDASNLDFQITSLEWRVPHVTVSDSYKLKLLRVIEKDTLIHLPFRSWELHEYPSLPQTTRQSWTIKTSSQIEKPRYVVLAFQTGRKNDLRKDASTFDRCALTNVKLYLNSQYYPYDNVHGDLCIFYDMYTRFQSSYYQKPGSPLVDFKTFTSHVPLYVIDCSKQNDSIKSGPVDVRLEFEAKENFPPNTAAYCLLLHDSHMAYTVLTGSVQRIM; translated from the coding sequence ATGGCGCTACTGGCAATAGAGTCGGCCGCAGAGTATGATGAAGTTGTTACaggttgggagtttcactctcataagccttacgcctcgtcaactctgaAGAACAACGACGAAATCAGAATTCCGAtaagtcaacaggatataattacggcaccgttcgaaagcagtaTACACATCACTGGTAAAGTGAGTGCTAAGAAAGCTGACGGGAGTGAAGCCAGTATCTCACTAATAAACAATGCCATcgcatttttattcgacgatgtAAGGTACGAGATAggcggtatagaggttgacaggacgaaaaatgtaggtataacgAGTACTATAAAAGGACTACTCTCCATTAGGGATGAAGAGCAAAAGTGTCTCGTAAACGCGTGCTGGCTCGGTCCCAATACGACAAGTGAGGCCGGTGAATTTACATATTCGGTGCCTCTGAAACTTTTGatgggttttgccgaggattacaAGAGAATTGTTGCGAATGTTAAGCAAGAGCTTGTTCTCTTGAGGTCAGCTACGGATGTCAACGCCGTTATCTCACCGGACGCGTCAAACCTCGACTTTCAGATTACGTCGCTCGAGTGGCGTGTACcacatgttacagtgtcagatagttacaaattgaaattattgcgCGTGATTGAGAAAGACACTTTGATTCACCTaccgtttcggtcctgggaacTTCACGAATATCCTTCACTACCGCAAACGACTCGACAGagctggacaataaaaacgagttcgCAAATTGAAAAGCCTCGGTACGTGGTGCTGGCCTTTCAGACCGGTAGAAAGAACGACCTAAGAAAGGACGCCTCTACTTTTGACCGTTGTGCCCTTACGAATGTTAAACTttatctgaattcacagtactacccttacgacaatgtccacggcGATCTCTGTATATTTTACGACATGTACACACGATTCCAAAGTTCGTACTATCAAAAACCAGGGTCTCCGCTGgttgactttaaaacattcacGTCTCATGTGCCTCTGTACGTGATTGATTGTTCCAAgcagaacgattcgatcaagtcgggacctgTAGATGTTAGGTTGGAATTTGAAGCTAAGGAGAATTTCCCGCCAAACACAGCTGCATACTGTCTCCTactgcatgactcccacatggcgtacacagTGCTCACCGGTTCGGTACAACGTAtaatgtag